From a region of the Mycobacterium sp. SMC-8 genome:
- a CDS encoding A/G-specific adenine glycosylase yields MAVILPEPVAMIDPEDLINWYEDAQRDLPWRRPGVSAWQILVSEFMLQQTPVARVQPIWVAWIERWPTPSATAAAGAAEVLRAWGKLGYPRRAKRLHECATVIAAEHGDVVPADVDTLLSLPGIGTYTARAVACFAYGQRVPVVDTNVRRVVARTVHGLADAGSPSTRDLADVEALLPGHDRAARFSVALMEFGATVCTARAPRCGVCPLPRCAWRSRGFPAGSGPAKRVQKYAGTDRQVRGRLLDVLRASVSPVSREQLDLAWTTDTAQRDRALDSLLVDGLVEQTADGRFALCGEGSC; encoded by the coding sequence ATGGCCGTCATTCTGCCTGAGCCGGTCGCGATGATCGATCCCGAGGACCTGATCAACTGGTATGAGGATGCCCAGCGGGACCTGCCGTGGCGCAGGCCGGGCGTCTCGGCGTGGCAGATCCTGGTCAGCGAGTTCATGCTGCAGCAGACCCCGGTGGCGCGGGTGCAGCCGATCTGGGTGGCCTGGATCGAGCGCTGGCCGACACCCTCGGCGACCGCCGCCGCGGGCGCCGCCGAGGTGCTGCGCGCGTGGGGCAAGCTCGGCTATCCGCGGCGGGCCAAGCGGCTCCACGAATGCGCCACGGTGATCGCCGCCGAACACGGCGACGTGGTGCCCGCCGATGTCGACACGCTGCTGTCGCTGCCGGGCATCGGGACCTATACCGCGCGAGCTGTGGCCTGTTTCGCCTACGGGCAGCGAGTTCCGGTCGTGGACACCAACGTTCGCCGTGTGGTGGCCCGCACCGTGCACGGCCTCGCCGACGCCGGCTCCCCGTCGACGCGCGACCTCGCCGACGTCGAGGCACTGCTGCCCGGTCACGACAGGGCGGCCCGATTCTCGGTGGCGCTCATGGAGTTCGGCGCGACGGTGTGCACGGCCAGGGCCCCCCGGTGCGGGGTGTGCCCGCTGCCACGGTGTGCGTGGCGCTCGCGCGGTTTCCCTGCGGGCAGCGGCCCGGCCAAGCGGGTGCAGAAGTATGCCGGCACCGACCGGCAGGTGCGTGGCCGCCTCCTGGATGTGTTGCGCGCCAGCGTTTCTCCGGTGTCACGTGAGCAGCTCGACCTCGCGTGGACGACCGACACCGCGCAGCGCGATCGGGCCCTGGACTCGCTGCTGGTCGACGGGCTGGTGGAGCAGACCGCGGACGGCCGCTTCGCGCTGTGCGGCGAGGGCAGTTGTTGA